Proteins encoded in a region of the Vicia villosa cultivar HV-30 ecotype Madison, WI linkage group LG5, Vvil1.0, whole genome shotgun sequence genome:
- the LOC131605635 gene encoding uncharacterized protein LOC131605635 — MCDAELKERTLMAIETLLQNNNRSLKDFKTMPYPKDYVETFTGNRLLYDERQYDVLAQQQLFESLYASLTDEQRSIFEEIMAAVEKQEGGVFFLYGYGGTGKTFMWNTLSAALRSKKKIVLPVASSGIASLLLPGGRTAHSRFKIPVPTLENSICNIEKQDHLAELLKMTDLIIWDEAPMANKFCFESLDKSLRDIMSADTNASKRVFGGKVVVFGGDFRQILPVIPRGTRSDIIHATINASYIWDHCKVLRLTKKKIGDGTMCEPNDGYADICIPEEFLISNFSDPIKGIVEDTYPDLIHNYLDSTYLQSRAILASTIEVVDDINQYITNLLPGEEKEYFSSDSIDKSDANSFDAYEHVTPEFLNALKTSGLPNHSIKLKVGATIMLMRNLDQSEGLCNGTRLTVTRLAAHVIEAKIISGKNVGNLFYIPRMSLSPSQSPWPFKLVRRQFPIIVSFAMTINKSQGQSLDNVGLYLPKEVFCHGQLYVAISRVRSKKGLRILIHDKDKEPMLSTTNVVFKEVFHNI, encoded by the exons ATGTGTGATGCCGAGCTAAAAGAACGAACACTCATGGCTATTGAAACACTGTTGCAAAATAATAATCGAAGTTTGAAGGACTTCAAGACCATGCCATATCCTAAAGACTATGTCGAAACCTTTACAGGAAATCGACTCCTTTATGATGAACGGCAATACGATGTTCTTGCTCAACAACAACTGTTTGAAAGTCTCTACGCTTCTCTTACAG ATGAACAAAGGAGCATCTTTGAGGAAATCATGGCTGCTGTAGAGAAGCAAGAAGgaggagttttttttttatatggctACGGTGGCACTGGTAAGACCTTCATGTGGAACACTCTATCAGCAGCACTTAGGtctaagaaaaaaattgttttgccGGTTGCTTCAAGTGGGATTGCAAGTTTGTTGTTACCAGGTGGAAGAACTGCTCATTCTAGATTTAAAATTCCTGTCCCTACTTTGGAAAATTCCATATGcaacattgaaaaacaagatcACCTTGCTGAGCTTCTAAAGATGACAGATCTAATCATATGGGATGAGGCTCCTATGGCTAACAAGTTTTGCTTTGAATCACTTGACAAATCCTTGAGAGATATTATGAGTGCGGACACAAatgcatctaaaagagtttttggaggAAAGGTTGTTGTCTTTGGAGGTGACTTCAGACAAATTCTCCCTGTTATACCGAGAGGTACTAGATCTGATATCATTCATGCAACAATCAATGCGTCTTACATTTGGGATCATTGTAAAGTCTTGAGGCTTACAAAGAA AAAAATTGGAGATGGTACCATGTGCGAGCCAAATGATGGCTATGCTGATATTTGTATTCCAGAAGAGTTCTTAATTTCCAACTTTTCAGATCCGATTAAGGGAATTGTTGAAGATACGTACCCTGATCTCATTCATAACTATCTTGATTCCACCTATCTTCAGAGTCGTGCAATCTTAGCTTCAACAATCGAAGTAGTCGATGATATCAACCAATATATAACAAACCTTCTTCCAG gagaagagaaagaatactTTAGCAGTGATTCTATTGATAAATCTGATGCAAATAGCTTTGATGCATATGAGCACGTAACACCCGAGTTCCTAAATGCTCTTAAGACTTCGGGATTGCCTAACCATTCAATTAAGTTAAAAGTTGGTGCCACTATTATGTTAATGCGCAACCTAGACCAATCTGAAGGTTTGTGCAATGGTACCAGGCTAACTGTTACCAGGCTTGCTGCTCATGTCATTGAAGctaagatcatttctggaaaaaatGTTGGTAACTTATTTTATATTCCTAGAATGTCTTTGTCCCCTTCACAGTCACCATGGCCATTTAAACTGGTGAGACGCCAATTTCCAATTATTGTTTCCTTTGCCATGACTATTAACAAGTCTCAAGGCCAATCGCTTGACAATGTTGGTTTGTACTTGCCAAAAGAAGTTTTTTGTCATGGGCAATTATATGTGGCTATCTCAAGAGTGAGATCCAAAAAGGGATTAAGGATTCTTATTCATGACAAAGATAAAGAACCTATGCTCTCTACCACCAATGTTGTATTCAAAGAAGTGTTCCATAACATTTGA
- the LOC131605637 gene encoding uncharacterized protein LOC131605637, with translation MAAKMSRPPIFIQDLVKGNQVWKMHIRVVDLWVVSEKNGKQHLEAVIVDEKGDKIHVTTWGRDFQDWIEVVKEHETYYLYNGEPVDNDGPFKIYRKYHLTATLFTLLRDFSKETSSMTCYVIGVLQDVVKTQQGGGGRKSCVNITLRDVEGNVIELVLWEDYAKQFVTYTTPNNFAGPTIIVLTHSWCKTNAVSGLPCLSNAWSGSKLYINLEHPQVDEFKASFGSNLPVASQSLTCDSSGHSNNNFWTKLSEVKSIRAVSDFGRDCFATTIGTTTFFNASRFGWYFESSGKTDAERVTKFKLEVEVQYDNHTGVFVFWDKDVIPYTNHTATELREIMKKAGEDNPKIWPTHLDALLNRQMVFRIKYQSQFRRFSIVKILNEEGLYNKFDAYLAANEVKPAADLEMDTTSPSLNPNQDTQTCEQSSVAQPESAADHKGSPESAADHKGSPSASCSSTPAKRVATSTSINDLIQADELTPKQSATKSKNGKKTKHLKKD, from the exons ATGGCAGCGAAAATGTCAAGACCCCCCATTTTTATTCAAGATTTGGTGAAGGGAAATCAGGTCTGGAAAATGCACATTAGGGTGGTTGATTTGTGGGTTGTTAGTGAGAAAAATGGGAAACAACACCTTGAGGCAGTTATTGTGGATGAAAAG GGTGACAAGATTCATGTCACCACTTGGGGGAGAGACTTCCAAGATTGGATTGAAGTGGTCAAGGAGCATGAAACGTATTACCTTTATAATGGAGAGCCAGTTGACAATGATGGCCCTTTCAAA atttaCCGGAAATACCATCTCACAGCTACACTTTTCACCCTATTGAGAGATTTCTCAAAGGAGACTTCAAGCATGACATGCT ATGTCATTGGTGTATTACAAGATGTTGTGAAAACCCAGCAAGGAGGTGGCGGTAGGAAATCTTGCGTCAATATCACTTTGCGTGATGTAGAAGGCAATGTGATTGAACTGGTGTTATGGGAGGATTACGCCAAACAGTTTGTAACCTACACTACCCCTAACAACTTTGCCGGTCCTACTATAATTGTTTTGACACATTCATGGTGCAAGACTAATGCAG TTTCCGGTTTACCATGTCTTTCGAACGCATGGAGCGGTTCTAAACTTTACATCAACTTGGAACATCCACAAGTTGATGAATTCAAAGCTAG TTTTGGATCCAACCTCCCTGTTGCTTCACAATCTCTCACTTGCGATTCATCTGGTCATTCTAACAACAATTTTTGGACCAAATTGTCTGAGGTCAAGAGTATCCGCGCAGTGTCTGACTTTGGAAGG GACTGCTTTGCAACCACCATTGGAACTACCACCTTTTTTAATGCCTCCAGGTTTGGATGGTATTTTGAATCAAGCGGAAAAACGGATGCTGAACGCGTTACTAA GTTCAAACTTGAAGTTGAGGTGCAGTACGACAACCACACGGGGGTCTTTGTTTTTTGGGATAAGGATGTTATTCCTTATACTAATCACACTGCTACCGAATTAAGAGAAATCATGAAGAAG GCTGGAGAGGACAATCCTAAGATTTGGCCTACTCACCTTGATGCCCTGTTGAATAGACAAATGGTGTTTCGTATCAAATATCAATCACAATTCCGGCGATTCTCTATTGTGAAGATACTGAACGAAGAGGGCCTTTACAATAAGTTTGACGCGTACCTCGCAGCGAATGAG GTAAAACCTGCTGCTGATTTGGAAATGGACACAACTTCGCCATCTCTTAATCCAAACCAA GACACACAAACTTGCGAACAATCAAGCGTTGCTCAACCAGAATCTGCTGCTGACCATAAGGGGAGTCCAGAATCTGCTGCTGACCATAAGGGGAGTCCTTCCGCAAGCTGCAGTAGTACTCCTGCCAAGAGGGTCGCTACATCAACCTCGATCAATGATCTCATTCAGGCCGATGAGCTCACTCCTAAACAATCGGCCACTAAGTCCAAGAATGGAAAAAAGACAAAGCACCTCAAAAAGGACTAA
- the LOC131605636 gene encoding uncharacterized protein LOC131605636, with translation MLESEKLEWLRKNQPKLRVSKYNSLNEEGDQSQAQGNSIGKRVVLPSSFVGGRRFMDQLYYDGMAICSKVGFPDLFITFTCNPNWPEIQRVLRPLHLKPQDRPDIISRVFKIKFDQLLTDLTKKGVLGKVLAYMYTIEFQKRGLPHAHILIFLHPSNKYPGPEDIDKIISVEVPDPETHPRLYSLVKAHMVHGPCGLKFQPTTIVDQEGYPVYRRRDNKHTIEKNGLIFHSGHVVPHNPSLLLKYEAHINMEWCNQSTSIKYLFKYINKGSDRISAIIQACWRIFSYSIHGRKPAVERLFFHMEGENSVYYKDYEQVGDVLLKPSVTESMFTAWFEANKTYEEARLLTYGDFVSKFVYHKRSRSWKPRKRGYTIGRLIWVPQSTGELFYLRMMLNCKKGPLSYQDIKTVDGKKLKTFRDACFAMGFLQDDREFVEAIKEAHQWGSGHFLRKLFVTMLLSSSMNRPEHVWRKTWMYLSDGILYDQRVFARDQDSYK, from the exons ATGTTAGAGTCTGAGAAACTAGAATGGTTACGTAAAAATCAACCAAAACTTCGAGTTTCCAAGTACAACTCTTTGAACGAGGAGGGAGACCAAAGTCAGGCCCAAGGGAACAGCATAGGCAAACGAGTGGTATTGCCTTCTTCCTTTGTTGGAGGACGTAGGTTTATGGATCAATTGTACTATGATGGAATGGCTATATGCAGTAAAGTTGGATTTCCTGATTTGTTTATAACCTTTACTTGTAATCCAAATTGGCCAGAGATTCAAAGAGTACTTAGACCTCTTCATTTGAAACCTCAAGATCGACCGGATATCATCTCAAGagtcttcaaaatcaaatttgatCAATTGCTTACAGATTTAACCAAAAAAGGTGTTCTTGGCAAAGTACTTGCCT ATATGTACACCATTGAGTTTCAAAAGAGAGGATTGCCTCATGCCCATATATTGATCTTCTTGCATCCTTCAAACAAATATCCAGGTCCAGAAGACATTGACAAGATCATTAGTGTTGAAGTGCCCGATCCCGAAACACACCCTCGGTTGTACAGTTTGGTCAAAGCTCACATGGTTCATGGTCCTTGTGGTTTG AAATTTCAACCTACGACGATCGTGGACCAAGAAGGGTATCCTGTTTATAGGAGAAGAGACAACAAACACACCATTGAAAAAAATGGACTCATCTTTCATAGTGGTCATGTTGTTCCTCACAATCCAAGTTTGTTGTTGAAGTACGAAGCCCACATTAACATGGAATGGTGCAACCAAAGTACTTCTATCAAATACCTCTTCAAGTATATAAACAAAGGTTCTGATAGAATTTCTGCAATCATACAAG CATGCTGGAGGATATTTTCCTATTCTATACATGGCAGAAAGCCAGCCGTAGAAAGATTGtttttccacatggaaggtgaaaACTCTGTGTACTACAAAGACTATGAGCAGGTTGGTGATGTGTTGCTTAAACCAAGTGTAACAGAGTCTATGTTTACAGCATGGTTCGAAGCAAACAAGACTTATGAAGAAGCAAGATTACTAACTTATGGGGACTTTGTTTCTAAATTTGTTTATCATAAACGAAGTCGCTCTTGGAAACCAAGGAAACGAGGGTATACCATTGGTCGACTCATTTGGGTTCCTCAAAGCACTGGGGAGTTGTTTTATTTAAGGATGATGCTCAATTGCAAAAAAGGCCCTTTATCCTATCAAGACATCAAGACGGTTGACGGTAAGAAACTAAAAACATTTCGAGATGCATGCTTTGCAATGGGGTTTTTACAAGATGATCGCGAATTTGTCGAGGCCATCAAAGAGGCACATCAGTGGGGTTCAGGTCATTTTTTACGCAAGTTATTTGTTACCATGTTACTATCTTCATCGATGAATAGACCGGAACATGTTTGGAGAAAGACTTGGATGTATTTATCAGATGGCATTCTTTATGATCAACGAGTATTCGCAAGAGATCAAG ACTCTTATAAGTAG
- the LOC131607615 gene encoding NAC domain-containing protein 104-like, with translation MMGSESSVKLPPGFYFSPTDEELVLHFLYSKASLPYHPNIIPQLHLSQYHPWDLYGKALSSGNQHYFFTEEKENRSTENGYWKEIGVTKPISKLGIKKYLVFNLDQGSETSWVMEEYHISESESWERPNHDESWSKWVLCKVYEKNMSQQGASCCHSDDDNESEVSWLDQVFMSLDDDDFDQTNLHN, from the exons ATGATGGGGAGTGAAAGTAGTGTGAAGCTTCCACCTGGGTTTTACTTTTCTCCAACAGATGAAGAACTAGTCCTTCATTTTCTATATTCCAAGGCTTCTTTACCATATCATCCTAACATCATACCTCAACTTCACTTGTCTCAATATCATCCTTGGGACCTATACG GTAAAGCATTATCAAGTGGAAATCAACACTACTTTTTCACCGAAGAGAAGGAAAATAGAAGCACTGAAAATGGATattggaaggaaattggagtCACAAAACCTATAAGTAAATTGGGAATAAAGAAGTATCTTGTGTTCAACCTTGACCAAGGAAGTGAAACCAGTTGGGTAATGGAAGAGTATCATATTTCTGAATCTGAATCTTGGGAAAGACCAAATCAT GATGAGAGTTGGAGCAAATGGGTTTTATGCAAAGTGTATGAAAAGAATATGTCACAACAAGGTGCAAGCTGTTGTCATAGCGATGATGATAATGAATCAGAGGTGTCATGGCTAGATCAAGTTTTTATGTCGttagatgatgatgattttgatcaaacaaacctacataattaa
- the LOC131607614 gene encoding cation/H(+) antiporter 15-like produces MAILKNLTVDEMVCYSPTMITTNGIWQGDNPLDYALPLFILQVILVVVATRIFVFVLKPIRQPRVIAEILGGIVLGPSVLGRNKTFADAVFPLRSVMVIETMANVGLLYFLFLVGVGMDASAIRRMGRKSLTIAVSGMVLPFGTGALFSIFLMKDGEKATNGSAFVLILGVVLSVTAFPVLARILAELKLINSELGRVALSAAIINDVLSWMLLAIAIALAEDERISVASVMVVLSSAAFVAFNAFVVRPIIMWIIRKTPEGESFSDFYICLILAGVMISGFITDAIGTHSVFGAFVFGLIIPTGPLGFALIEKLEDFVSGLLLPLFFAISGLKTNVGLITGVTKWAVIIILVVLSCIGKVVGTLIVSISYQMSLSEGAALGMLMNTKGLVEILVLNIGRDQKVLDEEAFATMVVITVLMTGMIVPAISIIYRPSRGMISYKRRTIQMSKKDAEFRVLVCIHTPRNVPTMINLLEASNPTKKSPICIYVLHLVELTGRTSALLIVHTSKKSDHTALNRTEAQSDHIINAFDNYEQHAEHVSVQPLTAISPYSTMHEDICSLAEEKRVAFIIIPFHKQQTVDGGMEATNMAFRTVNQNVLANSPCSVGILVDRGLNSSNRLVADQMSHHVAVLFFGGPDDREALSYGWRMSEHSGISLTVMRFVAGEDTAMSESSTSHNNNADKQRVLTVETDEDGETDKQLDERFLHWFMMSHVNDDSIAYIEKVVNNGEETVAAIRSMGDVFGLFIVGRGQGVISPLTAGLTDWSECPELGAIGDLLASSDFATVASVLVVQQYVGAGLEDGLGTPVLNEEYGGGGNQSNFMQPRGSQTVTSPRGHQSVFSTERC; encoded by the exons atggCAATTTTAAAGAACTTAACCGTAGATGAAATGGTGTGCTATTCACCAACTATGATAACAACAAATGGGATATGGCAAGGAGATAACCCTTTGGATTATGCTCTTCCTCTCTTCATCCTTCAAGTTATTTTAGTTGTTGTTGCCACGCGAATCTTCGTCTTCGTACTCAAGCCTATTCGCCAACCACGCGTCATAGCAGAAATCTTG GGAGGGATAGTGTTAGGTCCTTCTGTTCTTGGAAGAAACAAAACATTTGCTGATGCAGTTTTTCCTCTAAGAAGTGTGATGGTGATTGAAACAATGGCGAATGTTggtcttttatattttctattcttGGTTGGAGTAGGGATGGATGCATCTGCAATAAGAAGAATGGGTAGAAAATCACTCACCATAGCAGTTTCTGGTATGGTGTTACCATTCGGAACGGGAGCGCTATTTTCGATCTTTTTGATGAAAGACGGTGAGAAAGCCACAAATGGAAGTGCTTTTGTGTTAATTCTCGGCGTTGTTCTTTCTGTCACTGCATTTCCTGTTCTTGCTAGGATCCTTGCAGAGTTAAAACTGATCAACTCAGAGTTGGGAAGGGTTGCTCTTTCAGCTGCAATCATCAATGATGTTCTGTCATGGATGCTTCTGGCTATAGCCATTGCTTTGGCAGAAGATGAGAGAATTTCTGTGGCTTCTGTAATGGTTGTTTTGTCAAGTGCTGCATTTGTCGCCTTTAATGCTTTTGTCGTACGGCCGATAATCATGTGGATAATAAGGAAAACGCCAGAAGGCGAATCGTTTAGCGATTTCTATATATGTTTGATACTAGCAGGTGTGATGATATCAGGTTTCATCACAGATGCTATTGGAACTCATTCTGTTTTCGGTGCTTTTGTATTCGGTTTGATTATTCCAACCGGTCCACTTGGTTTCGCTCTTATTGAAAAGCTTGAGGACTTTGTTTCGGGCCTTTTGCTTCCTCTCTTTTTCGCAATTAGTGGATTGAAGACTAATGTTGGTCTCATCACTGGTGTTACTAAATGGGCCGTTATAATCATTCTTGTTGTTTTGTCTTGTATCGGTAAAGTCGTTGGAACTTTGATTGTTTCTATTAGCTATCAAATGTCACTTTCTGAAGGTGCTGCTCTTGGCATGCTCATGAACACGAAAGGCCTAGTTGAAATTCTTGTTCTTAACATCGGTCGAGATCAAAAg GTTTTGGACGAGGAAGCGTTTGCGACAATGGTGGTTATAACAGTACTAATGACTGGAATGATTGTGCCTGCAATATCAATTATATATAGACCATCAAGAGGGATGATATCTTACAAAAGAAGAACGATTCAAATGTCGAAAAAAGATGCAGAGTTTAGAGTACTAGTGTGTATTCATACCCCAAGAAATGTTCCAACTATGATAAACCTACTTGAAGCCTCAAATCCAACAAAGAAATCACCAATATGTATCTATGTGCTCCATTTGGTTGAGCTCACGGGTCGAACATCGGCGTTACTCATTGTTCATACATCGAAAAAATCAGATCATACTGCTCTCAACAGAACCGAAGCTCAATCCGATCATATAATCAACGCCTTTGATAACTACGAACAGCACGCAGAACATGTATCAGTCCAACCGTTAACAGCAATCTCCCCTTACTCCACAATGCATGAAGATATATGCAGTTTAGCTGAGGAAAAACGCGTCGCGTTTATAATCATCCCTTTTCATAAACAACAAACAGTCGACGGAGGAATGGAGGCAACAAACATGGCGTTTCGTACAGTTAACCAAAATGTGTTAGCGAATTCGCCTTGTTCAGTTGGAATTCTAGTAGATAGAGGCTTAAACAGTTCAAACCGTTTAGTTGCCGATCAAATGTCACATCATGTAGCAGTTTTGTTTTTCGGAGGACCAGACGATAGAGAAGCGTTAAGTTACGGTTGGAGAATGTCGGAACATTCAGGAATAAGCCTAACCGTTATGCGTTTTGTTGCTGGAGAAGACACGGCGATGAGCGAAAGCAGTACTAGTCATAACAACAATGCAGATAAACAAAGAGTTCTAACCGTTGAAACAGACGAAGACGGAGAAACTGATAAACAACTCGACGAGAGATTCTTACATTGGTTCATGATGAGTCATGTAAACGATGACTCAATTGCGTATATCGAAAAAGTAGTTAACAACGGGGAGGAAACGGTTGCGGCGATAAGGTCAATGGGAGATGTTTTTGGACTATTTATAGTTGGAAGAGGACAAGGAGTTATATCCCCACTGACTGCAGGACTTACTGATTGGAGTGAATGTCCTGAGTTAGGTGCAATTGGTGATTTGTTAGCATCTTCTGATTTTGCAACAGTTGCATCAGTTTTGGTGGTTCAACAATATGTTGGTGCTGGTTTAGAAGATGGATTGGGAACACCTGTGTTAAATGAAGAATATGGTGGTGGTGGAAATCAATCAAATTTCATGCAACCAAGGGGGAGTCAAACTGTTACTTCACCAAGGGGGCATCAATCTGTTTTTAGTACAGAAAGGTGTTGA